A region from the Misgurnus anguillicaudatus chromosome 7, ASM2758022v2, whole genome shotgun sequence genome encodes:
- the LOC141365227 gene encoding protein ELYS-like — MYCVRLPETRFRAIMYCCPFVDVIASTSFVNRFGLNHLLNVNVLITTSQRLVLFFWGCPDRSGEPEEPEVHRGQNSRRPRMPAVESAGMPVHLISDFTAMETFTSSLLSFPEVTIDALGEDEVTLDSVLHGRFTVGKSGLAWLACGPQLEVVHAVTGERVSAYRFSGVFEDPPTVLAVRDFCWLMRTGLLVGLEEGEGSMLCLYDLGISRVVKAVVIPGKITAIEPLVSYGGASASTQHLHQSLRWFFGVAAVVTDVGHVLLVDLCLDDLSCSQSELEASDLEVVSPSEIPRFREGAIQQGRHLCLQLSSPTDTGVTALQYIQRTNQLAVGFADGYLQLWNMKTLKKEYHSRLEGGRVPVYAFTFQEPENDPRNCCYLWAVQSAQDHEGDVVSLHLLQLAFGERKCLASGKIIYEGLEYCDERYSQDLNGTAFQLSAQTTNTRLIGCQTIEKFRHHPDRDDSMNEAASPDTSVSIFSWQVKPYGQSQPSTFIGVFDINRWYHAQMPDSLRTGTSLRNCPYLAVWSLDSVVEMTASCPLMDLIVHERSLSRGLPYTCPPPEQFFNPTTYNFDGSCLLNTGIVHFTCSGHQKETLSYLKKLAPSLGDSITNGYSRCLMSGLLSSRLADVQPSSLSQEEQLDAILCTAVETSSLGFITGCIKQWTTEEQAGAAVNLRYIQEWAWNKVVRTKEELDEICAPLFDSFTNFTDPQTLQLLQHSQRLLANLSTIFHCLLNDAQELTQKGLVGLMNKYMVSSLISQYAQVVLWFCRTGLLPEGTDDDVLQISRPFYSHSIIKNYYVSQREELQRLAKDKWCADCLMIDGLVTQCGERLVELWRRDEGGTGQYPPPTLHALLDIYQLENVEESAKHAIVIYFLLDLDHFLLGSSESFPTAFGIPIGLVKLVQGLWLLDHHDHESALELLLHPATSHSLWSWQHERVLQALMCQQKHTLALRYLHLMKPPLCTTSQAKLSLSVLLHNRCIVEAWALLRQRCNKLNMEELMKFLFNTCQELGLMKELLNLPLGMAEQECLERFLSNSGGFQSLELLMVHYIQQANYVSALKVNQTLIMNLGVCLDPRPRESEPSLYLPSPNLPEPFVEPVEQEPYIEPSVESELPVKELVGHEPVADAAVYTDIIDEPKNSEGESMETSEAQKTPQKTTRRKKSRRLRDTIYKEDPQPQTGQSPIKAVNEDAVNSHPKEDNGPVDDAVETEAVKPKKKRKSR, encoded by the exons ATTGGTCCTGTTTTTTTGGGGCTGCCCGGACCGTAGCGGTGAACCGGAGGAACCGGAGGTTCACCGCGGACAAAACAGCAGGCGTCCTCGGATGCCAGCTGTGGAGTCCGCGGGGATGCCGGTTCACCTTATTTCGGATTTCACCGCCATGGAGACCT TCACCAGCAGCTTGCTGAGTTTCCCAGAAGTGACGATAGACGCTCTGGGAGAGGATGAAGTTACGCTTGACTCCGTACTGCATGGAAGATTTACTGTTG GAAAGAGTGGACTGGCCTGGCTTGCTTGCGGGCCCCAGTTGGAGGTGGTCCATGCAGTTACTGGCGAGCGTGTCTCCGCTTACCGCTTCAGCGGGGTGTTCGAGGATCCGCCCACGGTGTTGGCCGTGCGGGATTTCTGTTGGCTAATGCGAACAGGGCTTCTCGTGGGTCTGGAGGAAGGTGAAGGCAGTATGTTGTGCCTTTATGATCTTGGCATCTCCCGTGTTGTCAAGGCTGTGGTCATACCTGGCAAG ATAACAGCCATTGAGCCCCTGGTTAGCTATGGAGGGGCCAGTGCCAGCACACAGCATCTGCATCAGAGTCTACGTTGGTTCTTTGGAGTTGCTGCTGTGGTAACAGACGTCGGTCACGTTTTGCTGGTTGACCTCTGTTTGGATGACCTGTCTTGCAGCCAGAGTGAACTGGAAGCCTCAG ATTTGGAAGTGGTCTCTCCCTCTGAGATCCCACGCTTTAGAGAGGGTGCGATTCAGCAGGGCAGACACCTGTGCCTGCAGCTCAGCAGCCCCACAGATACAGGGGTAACAGCGCTGCAGTATATACAGCGGACCAACCAGCTTGCTGTAGGCTTTGCTGATGGCTACCTGCAGCTCTGGAACATGAAGACCCTCAAAAAAGA ATATCACTCACGGCTAGAGGGTGGCAGAGTGCCCGTCTACGCGTTCACGTTCCAGGAACCAGAGAATGATCCCCGAAACTGCTGCTATTTGTGGGCCGTGCAGTCTGCACAGGATCA TGAGGGGGATGTGGTTAGCCTTCATTTATTACAGCTGGCCTTTGGAGAGAGAAAGTGTTTGGCCTCAGGGAAAATTATCTATGAG gGTCTAGAGTATTGTGATGAGCGATATAGTCAGGACCTGAATGGCACGGCGTTCCAACTCAGTGCTCAAACTACTAATACTCGTTTGATCGGCTGCCAGACTATAGAGAAGTTTCGTCACCATCCTGATCGCGATGACAGCATGAATGAAG CGGCATCTCCGGATACAAGCGTATCAATTTTTAGCTGGCAAGTCAAGCCTTACGGACAAAGCCAGCCATCTACCTTCATTGGTGTTTTTGATATTAACAGATGGTACCATGCTCAGATGCCAGACTCACTAAG AACGGGTACATCTTTGAGAAATTGTCCTTATCTGGCAGTGTGGTCTCTTGACTCTGTGGTAGAGATGACTGCTTCCTGTCCTCTGATGGACCTTATTGTTCATGAACGCAGTCTAAGTAGGGGCCTGCCTTACACCTGCCCCCCACCAGAGCAGTTCTTTAATCCCACAACCTACAACTTCG ATGGAAGTTGTTTGCTTAATACTGGAATTGTGCACTTTACTTGCTCTGGTCATCAAAAAGAG ACTCTGAGCTACTTGAAGAAGCTGGCTCCAAGTTTGGGCGACAGCATTACTAATGGATACTCGCGCTGCCTTATGTCTGGTCTCCTGTCCTCTCGTCTTGCTGATGTCCAGCCCTCTAGCCTCTCACAG GAAGAGCAACTTGATGCCATCTTATGCACCGCTGTAGAGACGAGCTCCTTGGGATTCATCACTGGCTGTATTAAACAGTGGACCACTGAGG AGCAAGCGGGGGCAGCCGTGAATTTGCGCTATATACAGGAGTGGGCCTGGAACAAGGTTGTGCGCACCAAAGAAGAGCTGGATGAAATAT GTGCTCCACTCTTTGACAGCTTCACAAATTTCACAGATCCACAAACACTTCAGCTCCTACAGCACAGTCAACGCTTGCTGGCAAACCTCAGCACCATCTTCCATTGTTTGCTTAATGATGCACAGGAGCTCACACAGAAAG GGTTGGTTGGACTCATGAACAAATACATGGTGTCCAGTTTGATTAGTCAGTATGCTCAGGTGGTTCTGTGGTTCTGCCGTACCGGCCTCCTTCCAGAGGGCACTG ATGATGATGTCCTGCAAATATCAAGGCCCTTTTACAGTCATTCTATTATAAAGAACTACTACGTTAGCCAAAGGGAAGAGCTGCAGAGACTGGCCAA GGATAAGTGGTGTGCGGACTGCCTAATGATTGACGGTCTGGTAACGCAGTGTGGGGAGCGTCTTGTTGAACTCTGGAGAAGGGATGAAGGTGGAACTGGACAGTATCCTCCCCCGACACTTCAT GCATTGCTTGATATATATCAGCTGGAAAACGTTGAGGAATCTGCCAAACATGCTATT GTTATTTATTTCCTACTGGATTTGGACCACTTTTTATTGGGAAGTAGTGAGTCTTTTCCCACCGCATTTGGTATTCCCATTGGTTTAGTCAAACTGGTACAAGGCCTGTGGTTGCTAGATCATCATGATCATGAG AGCGCTCTGGAGCTGCTCTTGCATCCAGCCACCAGTCACTCACTTTGGAGCTGGCAACATGAGCGTGTCCTGCAAGCTTTGATGTGTCAGCAGAAGCACACTCTTGCTCTACGCTACTTGCATTTGATGAAGCCTCCACTGTGCACTACCAGCCAAGCCAAGCTTTCCCTTTCAGTCCTGCTCCATAACAG GTGTATTGTGGAGGCATGGGCGTTGTTAAGGCAGCGCTGTAATAAGTTAAACATGGAAGAGCTGATGAAGTTTCTCTTCAATACGTGCCAGGAGCTAGGTCTGATGAAAGAGCTACTGAATCTGCCACTTGGCATGGCAGAACAG GAGTGTTTGGAACGATTTCTTTCAAACTCTGGAGGTTTCCAGAGTCTAGAGCTGCTAATGGTCCACTACATCCAGCAGGCCAATTATGTTTCTGCCCTTAAAGTCAACCAGACCCTCATAATGAACCTTGGAGTATGTTTGGATCCACG CCCCAGAGAGTCAGAGCCAAGCCTGTATCTTCCCTCGCCAAATCTACCAGAGCCCTTTGTGGAACCAGTGGAACAAGAACCATATATTGAGCCATCTGTTGAATCGGAACTTCCGGTGAAAGAGTTGGTGGGCCATGAACCTGTTGCTGATGCCGCTGTTTATACAGACATTATTGATGAACCTAAGAACAGTGAGGGGGAATCTATGGAAACATCAG AGGCACAAAAGACCCCACAGAAAACCACGCGTAGAAAAAAATCTAGAAGACTTAGAGACACCATTTATAAAGAAGACCCACAACCACAGACTGGACAGAGTCCCATAAAAGCAGTAAATGAAGATGCAGTAAATTCCCATCCTAAAGAG GACAATGGCCCGGTAGATGATGCAGTGGAAACTGAAGCTGTCAAACCCAAAAAGAAGAGAAAATCTAGGTGA
- the sdsl gene encoding serine dehydratase-like, translating into MSKKDGFHVVTPLLESTGMSNRLGTTVFLKMESSQPTGSFKIRGIGYMCQNVANSTKSAGVVCSSGGNAGMATAYASRKLSLPATIVLPSTTPHLVVEKLKDQGATVKVAGKVWDDANAEALRLAKIEGLTVIHPFNHPLVWKGHSSIVHELKASLPSKPGAIVLSVGGGGLFCGVMEGLDEVGWGGVPVLCMETVGADCLNVALKAGDLVTLPDITSQATCLGAKTACQQAFEYSKRSTVISEVVTDLQALEAIETFLDEERVLVELACGAALAAVYSGVIQRLQEEGRLPKPLDPLVMIVCGGGSVNLAQLQHLQAVIRK; encoded by the exons ATGTCAAAGAAAGATGGATTTCACGTCGTCACGCCGCTTCTGGAAAGCACGGGGATGTCTAATCGGCTCGGGACCACCGTGTTTCTAAAGATGGAGAGCTCGCAACCCACTGGGTCTTTCAAAATCCGCGGCATAGGATACATGTGTCAAAAT GTTGCAAATTCAACCAAGTCAGCTGGTGTGGTTTGTTCCTCTG GAGGTAACGCTGGCATGGCCACTGCATATGCTTCAAGAAAACTCAGTCTTCCTGCCACGATTGTTTTACCATCTACGACGCCTCATCTGGTAGTGGAGAAACTTAAGGATCAGGGAGCTACAGTTAAAGTTGCTGGCAAG GTATGGGATGATGCAAATGCTGAGGCCCTCCGATTGGCTAAAATTGAAGGTCTTACTGTAATACATCCATTCAACCATCCTCTGGTCTG GAAAGGTCATTCCAGTATAGTGCATGAACTCAAGGCCTCATTGCCATCCAAACCTGGAGCTATTGTGCTGTCTGTGGGTGGTGGAGGTCTGTTTTGTGGGGTGATGGAGGGGTTGGATGAAGTCGGTTGGGGAGGTGTTCCTGTCCTTTGCATGGAGACTGTAGGTGCAGACTGTCTCAATGTCGCATTGAAAGCTGGTGACCTAGTTACGCTGCCGGACATTACAAG TCAAGCAACGTGTTTGGGAGCAAAAACAGCTTGCCAACAAGCGTTTGAGTACAGCAAACGGTCCACGGTTATATCAGAGGTGGTAACAGATCTACAAGCTTTGGAAGCAATAGAAACTTTCCTAG ATGAGGAGCGTGTGTTGGTGGAGTTGGCCTGCGGAGCGGCTCTGGCAGCAGTCTACAGTGGTGTCATCCAGAGACTACAGGAGGAGGGACGCCTCCCTAAACCGCTGGATCCGCTGGTGATGATCGTGTGCGGAGGTGGAAGTGTAAACCTGGCTCAGCTTCAGCACTTGCAGGCAGTTATACGGaaataa